The Coraliomargarita parva sequence CTGTTCCCGCAGCGCCTCCAGCGCTACCTTGCTTTTGAACTCGGATGTGAACTTTCGTCTCTTTTTCATTGGTTGCTTTACTTTAACTCGGTGAAGCAACCTGTCCAACTTTACGGGGCCGGCTCACTCTTTAATTATTCCGACAACTCCCAGTCTATTATTCGAAGGTGCTGTTCTCCTGTAGGGGCCCCTATGAATCCAGGCATCCATTCTCTCTCAGTCTTTTCCTCAGGGGTCAATTCCATGCTCTCAACAACTTTGCCTTTTATATTCAGTAAAGCGTCGAGCGATGCCTTGTCCCACGCTTCGAGCCCGTCAATCCATATCTTGGCATTTGGTTCTACAAAAAGAAATGCACCTCTTCTTTCATTAAACGCATACCCCTCAACAGTAATTTCTTCCCAACGCCTACCAAGCCAGGGGTATTCAAACGAATAAATTGTGCGTACAAATTTTTGGCCCTGATCAACACAATACAAATAGTAGTATACCTCCTTTGAATCACTATGAACCTCGTTATCTACAAAATAAATAGCTGCAAACAGTTTCCCATCTGGAGCCATCAGCAAGTCATCTGAAATCAATCCAGACTCAACTAATTCATCTAGAGAAGCCGGAGGTTTTTTATTTAACTCTTCGTAAAGCTGGATTGCATCCCATATCTTCTCAGACTTAGCGAATGCGCTGTCCGTTTTCACTTTTTCGACCGGTAAACCAGCGACACATCCACAATAGTAATTCAATGATAAAACGACAGACACTATAATCGAATATTTAAGCAAATATTGCATTGTCATTACTACTTTCCGTTACATGAGCCTTGGGCGCAGGATGGGGTCAAACGTAGAATTTAAACATTACACGAGCTCCCCAGCCTGCAACCGGTAGATCATGTGCCAGATACGGTCGGCCTCGCCGCGCTCGATGACTTGGAGTGGGGTCGAGTTGTCGAAGGCGGGGTTGGCGGTTTTGTGCCATTCGCCAATGTAGTCCGTCGCCATGACCTCGGAGAGGGCATCGAAGAGTTTTGGTTCTATGTTAAATGCTGTCACCATGGATTGAGCCCTTTTGGGTGGATTTGAGACTAGCAGTCGAGAGTTTTAGCTAAGCCGAAAGAAGTTTGGAATTATTGCTACTCGCGAAGTTTCTCTCTTGTTCATTGGCTCTTATATTTAGCCGGATCTTCCGCGACTGCGGCGACAGGCAGAGGTTCGATCCGTTTGCGGAGTTCGGCTTCTTTTTCAAACCGGGCGCGGCGGAGATCGTAGTGCGACTGTAGGTTCATCCAGAACTGGGCTTCCATGTTGAAGAAGATACCGAAGGCGAGGGCGGTCTCGGCGGTGATGGCGCGGCGGCCTTTGATGATTTCCGTGATGCGCGAGGCGGGGATGCCGGTGCGGCGCGCGAACTCGGCCTGTGAAATACCCATGGGTTCCAGAAACTCTTCAAGGAGAATTCTGCCTGGCGTGGCCGCGAGGATGGCTTTCATTTCAGGAGTCATGGGGACGAGTTGAACGTTGATTGTTGTTTGTTGTGAGTTGGAAAGGAAGGAACCGTTAATTTACGTTAATTAACGTGAATTGACGGTTAAAAAAAGGATTCCAGTGTTTTGGCTAGTGGTAATCGGTGATCTCCACTTCGTAGGCGTTGCCGTCTTCCCATCGGAAGCAGAGCCTCCACTGATTGTTGATGCGAATGCTGTGCTGGCCCTTGCGGTCACCTGAGAGGGCTTCGAGGTGATTGCTGGGCGGTATGCGAAGTGAGTCGAGTGATACGGCGGCATCTAAAATGGAAAGTTTCTTAATGGCTCTCCAAGTAATATCGGAAGACAGGCGAGTGCGCTTGCCCTCCCATAGAGCTTTAGCGGTTTTGCCTTTAAAGCTCTGGATCATGTTGTTGAATTTAAATTACGCGCAGCGTAATTTCTGTCAATGCTGATTGTTACGCAATGCGTAATTCTCATTTTGAACAAGATGGCCATCCTGCATTGGAGCCTGTCGTGTATGACTTGGCTGTCAACGTTAGGAATTTTGGAGGCAGCGACCACCCCGTCTCCCGCCTTGCGGGATCCACCCCTCCTCAATCCCCTTCGGTATGCTCAGGACAAAGCAGGAGGGGAATTTTATCCATCCGCGTTAATCCGCGTGCATCCGTGGTTCAAAATTACTTGAAGCAAGCGGCGCTCAGCAAGCTGAGGCCCTACGGATTTACGGTCTTTGTGAGCTCTGTGCCTTTGTGTGAGTTAACCCACGTAGCTGCGTGCGTTCTGGAAGATCTTCATCCAAGGGCCTGCTTCGCCGTCGAAGCTGCCCGGTGTGCGGTAGCTCATCTGAACGCTGCGGAAGCAGCGCTCGGGATGAGGCATCAAGATCGTTGCCCGACCGTCCGGTGTGGTGAACGAGGTGGCACCTGCGGGTGAGCCGTTCGGGTTCATGGGATATTGCTCGGTGGGTTCGCCTTTGCTGTCGATGTAGCGGAGGCTGATCAGATCCTGGGTGAGGCACTTCTCGAAGTCGCCGGTTTGACTGAAGTCGGCGCGGCCTTCGCCGTGGGCGACGGGGATGGGGAGGAGACTGCCTTCCATGCCTTGGAAGAAGATGCTCGGGGTCTTGAGGACCTCGACGTTGCTGTAGCGGGCCTCGAACTGTTCGGAGCGGTTACGCTTGAACTGCGGCCAGTGCGCGGCGCCGGGAATGATGTCCTTGAGCTGGGAAATCATTTGGCAACCATTGCACACGCCGAGGGTGAAGCTGTCGCTGCGCTCGAAGAATGCTTGGAACATGTCCTTGAGCTTCTGGTTGTAGAGGACGCTCTTGGCCCAGCCGGAACCGGCGCCGAGGACGTCGCCGTAAGAGAAGCCACCGCAGGCGACTAGGCCAGCGAAGTCCTTGAGGTCGACGCGTCCGGCGAGGAGGTCGGTCATGTGGACATCGACGCTCTGGAAACCGGCGCGGTCGAAGGCGAAGCCCATTTCGTTTTGGCCGTTGATGCCTTGTTCGCGGAAGATGGCCATCTTCGGCTTCGCCGAAGGAGTGGGAAGGTGAAAGGTGGAAGGTGTGAAGGTGTTGACTGCTTCGAGGTCGAAGGTCGGACGGATCAGGGTGCCGGCGCTGCCTTCGTCAAGGAGGTTGTCGTATTCCTCGCGGGCGCAGGCGGGGTTGTCGCGCTGGGCCTGCATGTGGAAGGTGAGCTCGGACCAGGCGCGGTTCAGAGTGGTGACGCTTTCGCTGTAGAGTGGCTCGTTATTGAGGCTGATGCTGAGTGTGAGATCGGTGGTGGTGCCGCCGATGAGGTGGGCGAGGTTGGAGATCTCGTGCTTGGCGAGGACGGCGGTGACGTCGACCAGTTTGCTCTTGTCGATTTCGATGACGGCGCCGAGTTCTTCACTGAAGAGGACTTGCAGGACGGATGACGGCTGGAGACAGCCGCCGCTACCTTCTGAGGTTGACGGGGCGAGCTTGTCGAGGATGAGGTTGACTCCCTTGCGGCCGGCGAAGGACATCTCCGCTACGGTGGCGAGGAGGCCGCCGTCGGCTCGGTCGTGGTAGCTGAGGATGAGCTCGTCCTTGAGCAGCTCCTGAATGGCGGCGAAGAAGGACTTGAATTTTTCCGGATCGTCGAGGTCGGGGGTTGTGTTGCCGACCTGGTTATACACTTGGGCGAGGGTGGAGCCGCCGAGGCGGTTTTGGCCGGCACCGAGGTCGAGGCAGAGGAGGAGGCTGTCGGCGGACTTGAGGTCGGGGGTGACGGTCTTGCGGACGTCTTCGACGCTGGAGAATCCGGTGACCATGAGGCTGAGCGGGGAGACCTGCTTGTGGTCCACTCCTGCGCTGTCCTTCCAGCTGGTGCGCATGGACATGGAGTCTTTGCCGACGGGGATACAGATACCGAGGGCGGGGCAGAGCTCCATGCCGACGGCCTTTACGGTGTCGTAAAGGTTGGCGTCTTCACCGGCTTCGCCGGCGGCGACCATCCAGTTGGCGGAAAGTTTGATCTTGCCGATTTCACCGATGTAGGAAGCGGCGAGATTGGTCAGGCACTCACCGATGGCGATGCGGCCGGAGGCGGGGGCGTCGAGGATTGCGAGCGGGGTGCGCTCGCCCATGGCCATGGACTCGCCGGTGTAAACATCCATGGTGGTGGAAGTCACGGCGACGTCGGCGACTGGGGTCTGCCAGGGGCCGACCATTTGGTCGCGGGTGACCATACCGGTGATGCTGCGGTCGGCGATGGTGATGAGGAAGGTCTTGTTGGCGACGGCGGGGAAGCGGAGCACGCGGTCGATGGCGTCGGCCAGTTCGATTCCGAAGCAGTCGAGCTCGGCGTGGTCTTCGACGAGGCGGGTGACGTCCTTGAGCATCTTCGGGGTCTTGCCGAGGAGGACGCCCATTTCCATGTCGATCGGGTTGTTCTCAAAGTGGGAGTCGACAAGGACGAGCTGTCCGTCGTCGGTGGCCTCGCCCACGATGGCGAAGGGGCAGCGCTCGCGGGAGCAGAGGGCCTCAAAGTCGGCGATGCGGTCGGGCATGACGGCGAGGACGTAGCGCTCCTGCGACTCGTTGCACCAGATTTCCATCGGGCTCATAGAGCTGTCCTCGTTGTGGACATTGCGCAGGTGGAAGCGTCCACCGGTGGCTTCGACCAGCTCGGGGAGTCCGTTGGAGAGACCGCCGGCACCGATGTCGTGAATTGAGAGCATGGGATTGCCCTCGCCGAGGGCGATGCAACCGTCGATGACCTGTTGGCAGCGGCGTTCCATTTCCGGGTTGCCGCGCTGGACGGAGTCAAAGTCGAGGGCTTCGGACTGGGAGCCGGCGCCGATGGAGGAGGCCGCGCCGCCGCCGAGACCGATCTTCATGGCTGGTCCGCCGAGCTGGATGATGAGGGCTGTGGGCGGGATGTCCTTCTTGGCGACATGCTCGCGCTTGAGGTTGCCCATGCCGCCGGCCGCCATGATGGGCTTGTGGTAGCCGCGGTGGATCCCGTTGTGCTCCAGCTGGAGGGTGCGGAACATGCCGCAGAGTTGGGGGCGGCCGAACTCATTGCCGAATGCCGCGCCGCCGATCGGGCCCTCGATCATGATGTCCATGGGCGAGGCCATGCGGGAGGGATGTTCCGCGATGTCGATTTCCCAGGGGAGCGCGTAGCCCGGCACCTTGAGGGCGGAGACCATGAAGCCGGCGAGGCCCGCCTTGGAGCGTCCGCCGATCCCGGTGGCGCCTTCGTCGCGGATTTCACCACCCACGCCGGTGGCGGCACCGGGGAAGGGCGAAATCGCGGTCGGGTGGTTGTGGGTCTCCACCTTGCAAAGAATATCGAGCTGGGTGGGGGTCTTCTTGTAGCGGAAGGAGCCGTCCTGCTGATCGACCTCCCACCAGTCGCCGGGGAAGCCCTCGAGCACGCCGGAGTTGTCGGAGTAGGCCACGAGCACGCCGTCGGGGTTGAGCTCGTGGGTGTTGCGGATCATCTTGAAGAGGCTGCGCTCGCTCTGCACGCCGTCCACGATCCAGTCGGCGTTGAAAATCTTGTGGCGGCAGTGCTCGGAGTTGACCTGCGAGAACATGACCAGCTCGGCGTCGGTCGGGTCGCGTTCCATCTTCTGATAGGCGGCGACCAGGTAGTCGATCTCCTCGGGGGACATGGCGAGGCCCCAGTCGACATTGGCCTTGTAGAAGGACTCCGGTCCCTCGGCCATGAGGGGCACGGTGCGGAGCGAGGCCGGCTCGAAGTGCTTGAAGAAGTCGCTGACGTCCTCATAGACCGCTTCGGTCATGCGGTCGTGGAGGGCGAGGAGGGCAAGGCCCAGCTCCTCGATGCCGAGGACGACGCCGTCCTTGCCGAAAATATGGTAGTGAATGCCGTGCTCGACCCGCAGAACCTCGCTCAGGCTGCAGTTGTGGAAGATGTCCGTGGCCTTGGAGGACCAGGGGGAAATCGTGCCCTTGCGCGGGGTGACGAAGAAGCCGCCCTCACGGTCGAAGTGCTTCTGTGCGCTCAGCAGGGTGAAGGCACGCTCGGTCGTGGTGTCGTCGAGCGTGCCCTCCGACTCGATGAAATAGACTTCGACGGCGTCGATGCTCTCGATTGCCAGATCCGGCGCAGCGGCGTTGAGCGCGCTCTGGAGGGCATTGAGGCGGAAGTTGGAGAATGCGGGTAGGCCTTGTAAGATGATCGGTTCCATTAGCAAAAGGGCTAACTTGGACACCCTCGCGGAGGTGAACAATCCTGAAAACTTCCCAGTTGGAATTTTTAAGATCAGTTTGGTGTGAAGACTGCTTCAGCGACTAGTGGATTTGCCACCGTTAGCCTGAAGTCTCGACGGTGACTGAAATGCGTGTTGCCTCTATTAAGAAATAATAATGAACCGCATAAAAAATAGTCCTAACAATTCATTTTTTAATTGTCGAACTGGCCCAACGACCTATTGAGGAGAGCACCTCACTTTTACTAACAACACACTCGATCCCTCTTAGTGCTACCTAACGCCTTCCTGATGAAGGAGCAACGCCGCATGGTGCTTGCTGCTTCATATGTGCACATATGCACAAGTTACCGTATGCGGCTGCGCCGCTTGCACGATAAATTCGTCGGTACCCTCGAAGCTTTGCTGTATCTCTATCATGGATACGAGTGCCACTCGGCATTTGTTTACCACCGTCATGATTAAGATAATCGCTTCCCACCGGTTCGTAACGTTAAAGATTCTAATAGCCGCCGCGCTGATGTGCCTAACCGGCCGTACGCCGCTCACGGGGCAGGATACGGGGGAAGGAGTGGGGCCTTACAGGACGCAAACAATCGCGCTCAATGCCGGATGGAATGCGGTGTACCTGGAAGTGGAGCCCTTGGAGAGCGCGCCGGACGCGCTTTTTGACGGCACCCCGATCGAAATTGTGGCCTCGTACTTCCGGCCCGTCACTTCGATGGAGTACACTGAGAGCCCGTCGGACTTCCTCGGCGACCGCAAGAGCTGGAGTGTCTGGTACGCGCCCGAGCGTGACGACGCCATCCTGAGCAACCTGTATGCGATCCAGGCGCATCACTGCTATCTGATATACAGCGAGTCGGCCTATACCTGGAATCTGGAAGGGTCCC is a genomic window containing:
- a CDS encoding HigA family addiction module antitoxin, which translates into the protein MKAILAATPGRILLEEFLEPMGISQAEFARRTGIPASRITEIIKGRRAITAETALAFGIFFNMEAQFWMNLQSHYDLRRARFEKEAELRKRIEPLPVAAVAEDPAKYKSQ
- a CDS encoding type II toxin-antitoxin system RelE/ParE family toxin, whose translation is MIQSFKGKTAKALWEGKRTRLSSDITWRAIKKLSILDAAVSLDSLRIPPSNHLEALSGDRKGQHSIRINNQWRLCFRWEDGNAYEVEITDYH
- the purL gene encoding phosphoribosylformylglycinamidine synthase; protein product: MEPIILQGLPAFSNFRLNALQSALNAAAPDLAIESIDAVEVYFIESEGTLDDTTTERAFTLLSAQKHFDREGGFFVTPRKGTISPWSSKATDIFHNCSLSEVLRVEHGIHYHIFGKDGVVLGIEELGLALLALHDRMTEAVYEDVSDFFKHFEPASLRTVPLMAEGPESFYKANVDWGLAMSPEEIDYLVAAYQKMERDPTDAELVMFSQVNSEHCRHKIFNADWIVDGVQSERSLFKMIRNTHELNPDGVLVAYSDNSGVLEGFPGDWWEVDQQDGSFRYKKTPTQLDILCKVETHNHPTAISPFPGAATGVGGEIRDEGATGIGGRSKAGLAGFMVSALKVPGYALPWEIDIAEHPSRMASPMDIMIEGPIGGAAFGNEFGRPQLCGMFRTLQLEHNGIHRGYHKPIMAAGGMGNLKREHVAKKDIPPTALIIQLGGPAMKIGLGGGAASSIGAGSQSEALDFDSVQRGNPEMERRCQQVIDGCIALGEGNPMLSIHDIGAGGLSNGLPELVEATGGRFHLRNVHNEDSSMSPMEIWCNESQERYVLAVMPDRIADFEALCSRERCPFAIVGEATDDGQLVLVDSHFENNPIDMEMGVLLGKTPKMLKDVTRLVEDHAELDCFGIELADAIDRVLRFPAVANKTFLITIADRSITGMVTRDQMVGPWQTPVADVAVTSTTMDVYTGESMAMGERTPLAILDAPASGRIAIGECLTNLAASYIGEIGKIKLSANWMVAAGEAGEDANLYDTVKAVGMELCPALGICIPVGKDSMSMRTSWKDSAGVDHKQVSPLSLMVTGFSSVEDVRKTVTPDLKSADSLLLCLDLGAGQNRLGGSTLAQVYNQVGNTTPDLDDPEKFKSFFAAIQELLKDELILSYHDRADGGLLATVAEMSFAGRKGVNLILDKLAPSTSEGSGGCLQPSSVLQVLFSEELGAVIEIDKSKLVDVTAVLAKHEISNLAHLIGGTTTDLTLSISLNNEPLYSESVTTLNRAWSELTFHMQAQRDNPACAREEYDNLLDEGSAGTLIRPTFDLEAVNTFTPSTFHLPTPSAKPKMAIFREQGINGQNEMGFAFDRAGFQSVDVHMTDLLAGRVDLKDFAGLVACGGFSYGDVLGAGSGWAKSVLYNQKLKDMFQAFFERSDSFTLGVCNGCQMISQLKDIIPGAAHWPQFKRNRSEQFEARYSNVEVLKTPSIFFQGMEGSLLPIPVAHGEGRADFSQTGDFEKCLTQDLISLRYIDSKGEPTEQYPMNPNGSPAGATSFTTPDGRATILMPHPERCFRSVQMSYRTPGSFDGEAGPWMKIFQNARSYVG